In Drosophila simulans strain w501 chromosome X, Prin_Dsim_3.1, whole genome shotgun sequence, one DNA window encodes the following:
- the LOC6739955 gene encoding cyclin-dependent kinase 11.1 isoform X6 has translation MATTTTTQAAGAAPALNLLPASNNNINNTLNNNNNNNTSSSNNNNNNVISQPIKIPLTERFSSQTSTGSADSGVIVSSASQQQLQLPPPRSSSGSLSLPQAPPGGKWRQKQQRQQLLLSQDSGIENGVTTRPSKAKDIQGAGKASHNATSAKESGAQSNSSSESLGSNCSEAQEQQRVRASSALELSSVDTPVIVGSVVSGGNSILRSRIKYKSTNSTGTQGFDVEDRIDEVDICDDDDVDCDDRGSEIEEEDDGVNVDDDVEEADNQSDNQSGIIINLKSKTEQEEEVDEVDAKPKNRLLPPDQAELTVAAAMARRRDAKSLATDGHIYFPLLKISEDPHIDSKLINRKDGLQDTMYYLDEFGSPKLREKFARKQKQLLAKQQKQMMKRERRSEEQRKKRNTTVASNLAASGAVVDDTKDDYKQQPHCDTSSRSKHNSVPNPPSGHLHQNHNHLVVDVQEDVADVNVVATSDVDSGAVKMRRHSHDNHYDRIPRSNAATITTRPQIDHQSQNTEDVEQGAEPQIDGEPDLDADADADSDGSGENVKTAKLARTQSCVSWTKVVQKFKNILGRDGSKITTVVATPGQGTDRVQEVSYTDTKVIGNGSFGVVFQAKLCDTGELVAIKKVLQDRRFKNRELQIMRKLEHCNIVKLLYFFYSSGEKRDEVFLNLVLEYIPETVYKVARQYAKTKQTIPINFIRLYMYQLFRSLAYIHSLGICHRDIKPQNLLLDPETAVLKLCDFGSAKQLLHGEPNVSYICSRYYRAPELIFGAINYTTKIDVWSAGCVLAELLLGQPIFPGDSGVDQLVEVIKVLGTPTREQIREMNPNYTEFKFPQIKSHPWQKVFRIRTPTEAINLVSLLLEYTPSARITPLKACAHPFFDELRMEGNHTLPNGRDMPPLFNFTEHELSIQPSLVPQLLPKHLQNASGPGGNRPSAGGAASIAASGSTSVSSTGSGASVEGSAQPQSQGTAAAAGSGSGGATAGTGGASAGGPGSGNNSSSGGASGAPTVAAGANAAVAGGGGGAGAATAAATATGAIGATNAGGANVTGSQSNSALNSSGSGGSGNGEAAGSGSGSGSGSGGGNGGDNDAGDSGAAASGGGAAETEAAASG, from the exons atggcaacaacaacaaccacgcaggcagcaggagctgcaccAGCTCTCAATCTATTGCCCgccagcaataacaacataaataatacactgaacaacaacaataacaataatactAGTAGCagtaataataacaacaacaacgtaATAAGCCAGCCGATTAAAATACCGCTGACCGAGCGCTTCTCATCGCAAACATCGACGGGCTCGGCGGACAGCGGTGTAATTGTTTCCAGTgcatcgcagcagcaactgcagttgcCACCACCACGCAGTAGCAGTGGCTCGCTGAGCCTGCCGCAGGCGCCACCTGGCGGCAAGTGgcggcagaagcagcagcgccagcagttGCTGCTCAGCCAGGACAGCGGCATCGAAAATGGTGTCACCACCCGTCCATCGAAAGCCAAGGACATCCAGGGTGCGGGAAAAGCCAGTCACAATGCCACAAGCGCGAAGGAGAGCGGCGCGCAgtcgaacagcagcagcgagagCCTGGGCAGCAACTGCTCCGAggcccaggagcagcagagAGTAAGGGCCTCCTCCGCCCTGGAGCTCAGCAGCGTGGACACTCCCGTGATCGTGGGCAGTGTGGTCAGTGGCGGCAACAGCATCTTGCGCAGCCGCATTAAGTACAAGAGTACGAACAGCACCGGAACCCAGGGATTCGATGTGGAGGATCGCATCGATGAGGTGGATATCTGTGATGACGATGACGTCGACTGCGATGATCGCGGATCGGagatcgaggaggaggacgacggCGTCAATGTGGACGACGATGTCGAGGAGGCCGACAACCAGTCGGACAATCAGTCGGGTATTATTATAAACCTCAAGAGCAAAACCGAAcaagaggaggaggtggaCGAGGTGGATGCCAAGCCGAAGAACCGGCTTCTGCCACCGGATCAGGCGGAACTCACAGTGGCGGCGGCCATGGCACGTCGACGCGATGCCAAGAGCCTGGCCACCGACGGCCACATATATTTCCCGCTGCTCAAGATCAGCGAGGATCCGCACATTGATTCGAAGCTGATCAATCGCAAGGATGGCCTCCAGGACACCATGTATTATTTGGACGAGTTCGGCAGTCCCAAGTTGCGGGAGAAGTTCGCCCGCAAGCAGAAGCAGCTGCTCGccaagcagcagaagcagatgATGAAACGGGAGCGGAGGAGCGAGGAGCAGCGCAAGAAGCGAAACACCACCGTGGCATCCAACTTGGCGGCCAGCGGAGCGGTGGTGGACGACACCAAAGATGATTacaaacaacaaccacacTGTGATACTAGCTCTAGGAGCAAACATAACTCGGTACCCAATCCACCCAGCGGCCACCTCCATCAGAACCACAACCACCTCGTTGTGGATGTGCAAGAGGATGTGGCTGATGTGAATGTGGTTGCCACCAGCGACGTGGACAGTGGTGCCGTCAAGATGCGCCGCCACAGCCACGACAACCACTACGACCGAATCCCCCGGAGCAATGCTGCCACCATCACCACCCGCCCTCAAATCGACCACCAGTCCCAGAACACCGAGGACGTGGAGCAAGGAGCCGAGCCCCAAATCGACGGCGAGCCAGATCTGGacgcggatgcggatgcggacaGCGATGGGAGTGGCGAGAACGTTAAGACTGCCAAATTGGCCAGAACACAGTCCTGCGTCAGTTGGACCAAAGTGGTGCAAAAGTTCAAGAACATACTAG GTCGCGATGGTTCTAAAATCACAACAGTTGTTGCAACACCCGGCCAAGGCACCGATCGCGTACAAGAGGTCTCCTATACAGACACAAAGGTCATCGGCAATGGCAGCTTCGGCGTCGTGTTCCAGGCCAAGCTCTGCGATACCGGCGAACTGGTGGCAATCAAAAAAGTTTTACAAGACAGACGATTTAAG AATCGCGAATTGCAAATAATGCGCAAACTGGAGCATTGTAATATTGTGAAGCTTTTGTACTTTTTCTATTCGAGTGGTGAAAAG CGTGATGaagtatttttgaatttaGTCCTCGAATATATACCAGAAACCGTATACAAAGTGGCTCGCCAATATGCCAAAACCAAGCAAACGATACCAATCAACTTTATTCGG CTCTACATGTATCAACTGTTCAGAAGCTTGGCCTACATCCACTCGCTGGGCATTTGCCATCGTGATATCAAGCCGCAGAACCTTCTGCTCGATCCGGAGACGGCTGTGCTGAAGCTCTGTGACTTTGGCAGCGCCAAACAGCTGCTGCACGGCGAGCCGAATGTGTCGTATATCTGCTCCCGGTATTACCGCGCCCCCGAGCTCATCTTTGGCGCCATCAATTATACAACAAAGATCG ATGTGTGGAGTGCCGGTTGCGTTTTGGccgagctgctgctgggccaGCCCATCTTCCCTGGCGATTCCGGTGTGGATCAGCTCGTCGAGGTCATCAAGGTCCTGGGCACACCGACAAGAGAACAGATACGCGAGATGAATCCAAACTACACGGAATTCAAGTTCCCCCAGATTAAGAGTCATCCATGGCAGAAA GTTTTCCGTATACGCACTCCTACAGAAGCTATCAACTTGGTGTCCCTGCTGCTCGAGTACACGCCCAGTGCCAGGATCACACCGCTCAAGGCCTGTGCACATCCGTTCTTCGATGAGCTGCGCATGGAGGGCAATCACACCTTGCCCAACGGTCGCGATATGCCGCCGCTGTTCAACTTCACAGAGCATG AGCTCTCAATACAGCCCAGCCTAGTGCCGCAGTTGTTGCCCAAGCATCTGCAGAACGCATCCGGACCTGGCGGCAATCGGCCCTCGGCCGGCGGAGCAGCCTCCATTGCGGCCAGCGGCTCCACCAGCGTCTCGTCAACGGGCAGTGGTGCCTCGGTGGAAGGATCCGCCCAGCCACAGTCGCAgggcacagcagcagctgcgggaTCCGGATCGGGCGGAGCAACAGCAGGAACCGGCGGAGCGAGTGCCGGTGGACCCGGAtccggcaacaacagcagcagcggcggagCATCGGGAGCGCCGACCGTGGCTGCCGGAGCCAATGCCGCCGtcgctggtggtggtggcggagcCGGTGCGGCGACCGCAGCTGCCACAGCAACTGGCGCTATAGGCGCGACTAACGCCGGCGGCGCCAATGTAACAG
- the LOC6739955 gene encoding uncharacterized protein LOC6739955 isoform X3, translated as MATTTTTQAAGAAPALNLLPASNNNINNTLNNNNNNNTSSSNNNNNNVISQPIKIPLTERFSSQTSTGSADSGVIVSSASQQQLQLPPPRSSSGSLSLPQAPPGGKWRQKQQRQQLLLSQDSGIENGVTTRPSKAKDIQGAGKASHNATSAKESGAQSNSSSESLGSNCSEAQEQQRVRASSALELSSVDTPVIVGSVVSGGNSILRSRIKYKSTNSTGTQGFDVEDRIDEVDICDDDDVDCDDRGSEIEEEDDGVNVDDDVEEADNQSDNQSGIIINLKSKTEQEEEVDEVDAKPKNRLLPPDQAELTVAAAMARRRDAKSLATDGHIYFPLLKISEDPHIDSKLINRKDGLQDTMYYLDEFGSPKLREKFARKQKQLLAKQQKQMMKRERRSEEQRKKRNTTVASNLAASGAVVDDTKDDYKQQPHCDTSSRSKHNSVPNPPSGHLHQNHNHLVVDVQEDVADVNVVATSDVDSGAVKMRRHSHDNHYDRIPRSNAATITTRPQIDHQSQNTEDVEQGAEPQIDGEPDLDADADADSDGSGENVKTAKLARTQSCVSWTKVVQKFKNILGMKQLIGKLNDLWPEHSVALSIPKEVDRSKEKLEGAWETTGRDGSKITTVVATPGQGTDRVQEVSYTDTKVIGNGSFGVVFQAKLCDTGELVAIKKVLQDRRFKNRELQIMRKLEHCNIVKLLYFFYSSGEKLAEFPIDLGIFASVLKPQRDEVFLNLVLEYIPETVYKVARQYAKTKQTIPINFIRLYMYQLFRSLAYIHSLGICHRDIKPQNLLLDPETAVLKLCDFGSAKQLLHGEPNVSYICSRYYRAPELIFGAINYTTKIDVWSAGCVLAELLLGQPIFPGDSGVDQLVEVIKVLGTPTREQIREMNPNYTEFKFPQIKSHPWQKVFRIRTPTEAINLVSLLLEYTPSARITPLKACAHPFFDELRMEGNHTLPNGRDMPPLFNFTEHELSIQPSLVPQLLPKHLQNASGPGGNRPSAGGAASIAASGSTSVSSTGSGASVEGSAQPQSQGTAAAAGSGSGGATAGTGGASAGGPGSGNNSSSGGASGAPTVAAGANAAVAGGGGGAGAATAAATATGAIGATNAGGANVTAGDHLMLKQHRKLPLSGKPFQRYSSSI; from the exons atggcaacaacaacaaccacgcaggcagcaggagctgcaccAGCTCTCAATCTATTGCCCgccagcaataacaacataaataatacactgaacaacaacaataacaataatactAGTAGCagtaataataacaacaacaacgtaATAAGCCAGCCGATTAAAATACCGCTGACCGAGCGCTTCTCATCGCAAACATCGACGGGCTCGGCGGACAGCGGTGTAATTGTTTCCAGTgcatcgcagcagcaactgcagttgcCACCACCACGCAGTAGCAGTGGCTCGCTGAGCCTGCCGCAGGCGCCACCTGGCGGCAAGTGgcggcagaagcagcagcgccagcagttGCTGCTCAGCCAGGACAGCGGCATCGAAAATGGTGTCACCACCCGTCCATCGAAAGCCAAGGACATCCAGGGTGCGGGAAAAGCCAGTCACAATGCCACAAGCGCGAAGGAGAGCGGCGCGCAgtcgaacagcagcagcgagagCCTGGGCAGCAACTGCTCCGAggcccaggagcagcagagAGTAAGGGCCTCCTCCGCCCTGGAGCTCAGCAGCGTGGACACTCCCGTGATCGTGGGCAGTGTGGTCAGTGGCGGCAACAGCATCTTGCGCAGCCGCATTAAGTACAAGAGTACGAACAGCACCGGAACCCAGGGATTCGATGTGGAGGATCGCATCGATGAGGTGGATATCTGTGATGACGATGACGTCGACTGCGATGATCGCGGATCGGagatcgaggaggaggacgacggCGTCAATGTGGACGACGATGTCGAGGAGGCCGACAACCAGTCGGACAATCAGTCGGGTATTATTATAAACCTCAAGAGCAAAACCGAAcaagaggaggaggtggaCGAGGTGGATGCCAAGCCGAAGAACCGGCTTCTGCCACCGGATCAGGCGGAACTCACAGTGGCGGCGGCCATGGCACGTCGACGCGATGCCAAGAGCCTGGCCACCGACGGCCACATATATTTCCCGCTGCTCAAGATCAGCGAGGATCCGCACATTGATTCGAAGCTGATCAATCGCAAGGATGGCCTCCAGGACACCATGTATTATTTGGACGAGTTCGGCAGTCCCAAGTTGCGGGAGAAGTTCGCCCGCAAGCAGAAGCAGCTGCTCGccaagcagcagaagcagatgATGAAACGGGAGCGGAGGAGCGAGGAGCAGCGCAAGAAGCGAAACACCACCGTGGCATCCAACTTGGCGGCCAGCGGAGCGGTGGTGGACGACACCAAAGATGATTacaaacaacaaccacacTGTGATACTAGCTCTAGGAGCAAACATAACTCGGTACCCAATCCACCCAGCGGCCACCTCCATCAGAACCACAACCACCTCGTTGTGGATGTGCAAGAGGATGTGGCTGATGTGAATGTGGTTGCCACCAGCGACGTGGACAGTGGTGCCGTCAAGATGCGCCGCCACAGCCACGACAACCACTACGACCGAATCCCCCGGAGCAATGCTGCCACCATCACCACCCGCCCTCAAATCGACCACCAGTCCCAGAACACCGAGGACGTGGAGCAAGGAGCCGAGCCCCAAATCGACGGCGAGCCAGATCTGGacgcggatgcggatgcggacaGCGATGGGAGTGGCGAGAACGTTAAGACTGCCAAATTGGCCAGAACACAGTCCTGCGTCAGTTGGACCAAAGTGGTGCAAAAGTTCAAGAACATACTAG GCATGAAACAACTGATCGGCAAGCTGAACGACCTGTGGCCCGAGCACAGCGTTGCACTGTCCATTCCAAAGGAGGTCGATAGGAGCAAGGAGAAGCTGGAGGGCGCCTGGGAGACGACAG GTCGCGATGGTTCTAAAATCACAACAGTTGTTGCAACACCCGGCCAAGGCACCGATCGCGTACAAGAGGTCTCCTATACAGACACAAAGGTCATCGGCAATGGCAGCTTCGGCGTCGTGTTCCAGGCCAAGCTCTGCGATACCGGCGAACTGGTGGCAATCAAAAAAGTTTTACAAGACAGACGATTTAAG AATCGCGAATTGCAAATAATGCGCAAACTGGAGCATTGTAATATTGTGAAGCTTTTGTACTTTTTCTATTCGAGTGGTGAAAAG CTGGCCGAGTTCCCCATCGATTTGGGCATATTCGCGAGTGTGCTGAAGCCCCAG CGTGATGaagtatttttgaatttaGTCCTCGAATATATACCAGAAACCGTATACAAAGTGGCTCGCCAATATGCCAAAACCAAGCAAACGATACCAATCAACTTTATTCGG CTCTACATGTATCAACTGTTCAGAAGCTTGGCCTACATCCACTCGCTGGGCATTTGCCATCGTGATATCAAGCCGCAGAACCTTCTGCTCGATCCGGAGACGGCTGTGCTGAAGCTCTGTGACTTTGGCAGCGCCAAACAGCTGCTGCACGGCGAGCCGAATGTGTCGTATATCTGCTCCCGGTATTACCGCGCCCCCGAGCTCATCTTTGGCGCCATCAATTATACAACAAAGATCG ATGTGTGGAGTGCCGGTTGCGTTTTGGccgagctgctgctgggccaGCCCATCTTCCCTGGCGATTCCGGTGTGGATCAGCTCGTCGAGGTCATCAAGGTCCTGGGCACACCGACAAGAGAACAGATACGCGAGATGAATCCAAACTACACGGAATTCAAGTTCCCCCAGATTAAGAGTCATCCATGGCAGAAA GTTTTCCGTATACGCACTCCTACAGAAGCTATCAACTTGGTGTCCCTGCTGCTCGAGTACACGCCCAGTGCCAGGATCACACCGCTCAAGGCCTGTGCACATCCGTTCTTCGATGAGCTGCGCATGGAGGGCAATCACACCTTGCCCAACGGTCGCGATATGCCGCCGCTGTTCAACTTCACAGAGCATG AGCTCTCAATACAGCCCAGCCTAGTGCCGCAGTTGTTGCCCAAGCATCTGCAGAACGCATCCGGACCTGGCGGCAATCGGCCCTCGGCCGGCGGAGCAGCCTCCATTGCGGCCAGCGGCTCCACCAGCGTCTCGTCAACGGGCAGTGGTGCCTCGGTGGAAGGATCCGCCCAGCCACAGTCGCAgggcacagcagcagctgcgggaTCCGGATCGGGCGGAGCAACAGCAGGAACCGGCGGAGCGAGTGCCGGTGGACCCGGAtccggcaacaacagcagcagcggcggagCATCGGGAGCGCCGACCGTGGCTGCCGGAGCCAATGCCGCCGtcgctggtggtggtggcggagcCGGTGCGGCGACCGCAGCTGCCACAGCAACTGGCGCTATAGGCGCGACTAACGCCGGCGGCGCCAATGTAACAG CTGGTGAC
- the LOC6739955 gene encoding uncharacterized protein LOC6739955 isoform X1, with translation MATTTTTQAAGAAPALNLLPASNNNINNTLNNNNNNNTSSSNNNNNNVISQPIKIPLTERFSSQTSTGSADSGVIVSSASQQQLQLPPPRSSSGSLSLPQAPPGGKWRQKQQRQQLLLSQDSGIENGVTTRPSKAKDIQGAGKASHNATSAKESGAQSNSSSESLGSNCSEAQEQQRVRASSALELSSVDTPVIVGSVVSGGNSILRSRIKYKSTNSTGTQGFDVEDRIDEVDICDDDDVDCDDRGSEIEEEDDGVNVDDDVEEADNQSDNQSGIIINLKSKTEQEEEVDEVDAKPKNRLLPPDQAELTVAAAMARRRDAKSLATDGHIYFPLLKISEDPHIDSKLINRKDGLQDTMYYLDEFGSPKLREKFARKQKQLLAKQQKQMMKRERRSEEQRKKRNTTVASNLAASGAVVDDTKDDYKQQPHCDTSSRSKHNSVPNPPSGHLHQNHNHLVVDVQEDVADVNVVATSDVDSGAVKMRRHSHDNHYDRIPRSNAATITTRPQIDHQSQNTEDVEQGAEPQIDGEPDLDADADADSDGSGENVKTAKLARTQSCVSWTKVVQKFKNILGMKQLIGKLNDLWPEHSVALSIPKEVDRSKEKLEGAWETTGRDGSKITTVVATPGQGTDRVQEVSYTDTKVIGNGSFGVVFQAKLCDTGELVAIKKVLQDRRFKNRELQIMRKLEHCNIVKLLYFFYSSGEKLAEFPIDLGIFASVLKPQRDEVFLNLVLEYIPETVYKVARQYAKTKQTIPINFIRLYMYQLFRSLAYIHSLGICHRDIKPQNLLLDPETAVLKLCDFGSAKQLLHGEPNVSYICSRYYRAPELIFGAINYTTKIDVWSAGCVLAELLLGQPIFPGDSGVDQLVEVIKVLGTPTREQIREMNPNYTEFKFPQIKSHPWQKVFRIRTPTEAINLVSLLLEYTPSARITPLKACAHPFFDELRMEGNHTLPNGRDMPPLFNFTEHELSIQPSLVPQLLPKHLQNASGPGGNRPSAGGAASIAASGSTSVSSTGSGASVEGSAQPQSQGTAAAAGSGSGGATAGTGGASAGGPGSGNNSSSGGASGAPTVAAGANAAVAGGGGGAGAATAAATATGAIGATNAGGANVTGSQSNSALNSSGSGGSGNGEAAGSGSGSGSGSGGGNGGDNDAGDSGAAASGGGAAETEAAASG, from the exons atggcaacaacaacaaccacgcaggcagcaggagctgcaccAGCTCTCAATCTATTGCCCgccagcaataacaacataaataatacactgaacaacaacaataacaataatactAGTAGCagtaataataacaacaacaacgtaATAAGCCAGCCGATTAAAATACCGCTGACCGAGCGCTTCTCATCGCAAACATCGACGGGCTCGGCGGACAGCGGTGTAATTGTTTCCAGTgcatcgcagcagcaactgcagttgcCACCACCACGCAGTAGCAGTGGCTCGCTGAGCCTGCCGCAGGCGCCACCTGGCGGCAAGTGgcggcagaagcagcagcgccagcagttGCTGCTCAGCCAGGACAGCGGCATCGAAAATGGTGTCACCACCCGTCCATCGAAAGCCAAGGACATCCAGGGTGCGGGAAAAGCCAGTCACAATGCCACAAGCGCGAAGGAGAGCGGCGCGCAgtcgaacagcagcagcgagagCCTGGGCAGCAACTGCTCCGAggcccaggagcagcagagAGTAAGGGCCTCCTCCGCCCTGGAGCTCAGCAGCGTGGACACTCCCGTGATCGTGGGCAGTGTGGTCAGTGGCGGCAACAGCATCTTGCGCAGCCGCATTAAGTACAAGAGTACGAACAGCACCGGAACCCAGGGATTCGATGTGGAGGATCGCATCGATGAGGTGGATATCTGTGATGACGATGACGTCGACTGCGATGATCGCGGATCGGagatcgaggaggaggacgacggCGTCAATGTGGACGACGATGTCGAGGAGGCCGACAACCAGTCGGACAATCAGTCGGGTATTATTATAAACCTCAAGAGCAAAACCGAAcaagaggaggaggtggaCGAGGTGGATGCCAAGCCGAAGAACCGGCTTCTGCCACCGGATCAGGCGGAACTCACAGTGGCGGCGGCCATGGCACGTCGACGCGATGCCAAGAGCCTGGCCACCGACGGCCACATATATTTCCCGCTGCTCAAGATCAGCGAGGATCCGCACATTGATTCGAAGCTGATCAATCGCAAGGATGGCCTCCAGGACACCATGTATTATTTGGACGAGTTCGGCAGTCCCAAGTTGCGGGAGAAGTTCGCCCGCAAGCAGAAGCAGCTGCTCGccaagcagcagaagcagatgATGAAACGGGAGCGGAGGAGCGAGGAGCAGCGCAAGAAGCGAAACACCACCGTGGCATCCAACTTGGCGGCCAGCGGAGCGGTGGTGGACGACACCAAAGATGATTacaaacaacaaccacacTGTGATACTAGCTCTAGGAGCAAACATAACTCGGTACCCAATCCACCCAGCGGCCACCTCCATCAGAACCACAACCACCTCGTTGTGGATGTGCAAGAGGATGTGGCTGATGTGAATGTGGTTGCCACCAGCGACGTGGACAGTGGTGCCGTCAAGATGCGCCGCCACAGCCACGACAACCACTACGACCGAATCCCCCGGAGCAATGCTGCCACCATCACCACCCGCCCTCAAATCGACCACCAGTCCCAGAACACCGAGGACGTGGAGCAAGGAGCCGAGCCCCAAATCGACGGCGAGCCAGATCTGGacgcggatgcggatgcggacaGCGATGGGAGTGGCGAGAACGTTAAGACTGCCAAATTGGCCAGAACACAGTCCTGCGTCAGTTGGACCAAAGTGGTGCAAAAGTTCAAGAACATACTAG GCATGAAACAACTGATCGGCAAGCTGAACGACCTGTGGCCCGAGCACAGCGTTGCACTGTCCATTCCAAAGGAGGTCGATAGGAGCAAGGAGAAGCTGGAGGGCGCCTGGGAGACGACAG GTCGCGATGGTTCTAAAATCACAACAGTTGTTGCAACACCCGGCCAAGGCACCGATCGCGTACAAGAGGTCTCCTATACAGACACAAAGGTCATCGGCAATGGCAGCTTCGGCGTCGTGTTCCAGGCCAAGCTCTGCGATACCGGCGAACTGGTGGCAATCAAAAAAGTTTTACAAGACAGACGATTTAAG AATCGCGAATTGCAAATAATGCGCAAACTGGAGCATTGTAATATTGTGAAGCTTTTGTACTTTTTCTATTCGAGTGGTGAAAAG CTGGCCGAGTTCCCCATCGATTTGGGCATATTCGCGAGTGTGCTGAAGCCCCAG CGTGATGaagtatttttgaatttaGTCCTCGAATATATACCAGAAACCGTATACAAAGTGGCTCGCCAATATGCCAAAACCAAGCAAACGATACCAATCAACTTTATTCGG CTCTACATGTATCAACTGTTCAGAAGCTTGGCCTACATCCACTCGCTGGGCATTTGCCATCGTGATATCAAGCCGCAGAACCTTCTGCTCGATCCGGAGACGGCTGTGCTGAAGCTCTGTGACTTTGGCAGCGCCAAACAGCTGCTGCACGGCGAGCCGAATGTGTCGTATATCTGCTCCCGGTATTACCGCGCCCCCGAGCTCATCTTTGGCGCCATCAATTATACAACAAAGATCG ATGTGTGGAGTGCCGGTTGCGTTTTGGccgagctgctgctgggccaGCCCATCTTCCCTGGCGATTCCGGTGTGGATCAGCTCGTCGAGGTCATCAAGGTCCTGGGCACACCGACAAGAGAACAGATACGCGAGATGAATCCAAACTACACGGAATTCAAGTTCCCCCAGATTAAGAGTCATCCATGGCAGAAA GTTTTCCGTATACGCACTCCTACAGAAGCTATCAACTTGGTGTCCCTGCTGCTCGAGTACACGCCCAGTGCCAGGATCACACCGCTCAAGGCCTGTGCACATCCGTTCTTCGATGAGCTGCGCATGGAGGGCAATCACACCTTGCCCAACGGTCGCGATATGCCGCCGCTGTTCAACTTCACAGAGCATG AGCTCTCAATACAGCCCAGCCTAGTGCCGCAGTTGTTGCCCAAGCATCTGCAGAACGCATCCGGACCTGGCGGCAATCGGCCCTCGGCCGGCGGAGCAGCCTCCATTGCGGCCAGCGGCTCCACCAGCGTCTCGTCAACGGGCAGTGGTGCCTCGGTGGAAGGATCCGCCCAGCCACAGTCGCAgggcacagcagcagctgcgggaTCCGGATCGGGCGGAGCAACAGCAGGAACCGGCGGAGCGAGTGCCGGTGGACCCGGAtccggcaacaacagcagcagcggcggagCATCGGGAGCGCCGACCGTGGCTGCCGGAGCCAATGCCGCCGtcgctggtggtggtggcggagcCGGTGCGGCGACCGCAGCTGCCACAGCAACTGGCGCTATAGGCGCGACTAACGCCGGCGGCGCCAATGTAACAG